The proteins below are encoded in one region of Helianthus annuus cultivar XRQ/B chromosome 2, HanXRQr2.0-SUNRISE, whole genome shotgun sequence:
- the LOC110927146 gene encoding leucine-rich repeat extensin-like protein 5 has translation MSSKVQPVSMEDNIQAGVTTTASVSSTASPKVSLFAKKSGFVIPKNKLSGSLVPAFRRNKKPGGVDVESEDSTKQILRKTKWGPDLTQDAFVKKGRASAYQTRLDQITQQLKSGILEVGDDVDHDSPTAQESSDRQSIVKSELEAERREVIGEILKLNPSFKAPPDYKPLLKEDKVVIPIKENPGHNFIGLIFGPAGDTQKRLEKETGAKIRVYGTKAGTKKESEITSSDGNEVNGDYEKLYVHVTAETYEKVDAAVSLIELLVTPVLANVVPVSTNDPVSGHNLTAVSLNQDTPVVVNTGSGLDPPLARFQPYPNQWAPPGQSPRFIAPPFPTPPNSGPMSSSFSPRPVVSGPNMVHMHNTGYPGPPRNPSLPPLPISAPTGPNPNVRPMGPASSRPVPPYTFPEQRPLTSSGWSQPPARTQMQPMARPQPSQPIPPPPPVGFRTGPPNPGPTSWFPSPTTPTSIPPPSIQSPPITPSVRPQQPSSNDFTFQTNRAQSPSFRPGISNHVAPPVMQGFHRPQNSNQMGQHQGPGQGQQSVFPGHGPRPPPNHLGPGPGPRQFGLGPPPIPFQPRPGNFGSAQQIQPGFRPQNLQPFRGNVAYTMGRPGLNTSGPQQVYDPFSPTAVPHKHGNPQSSRKQDNDPEYDDLMASVGVK, from the exons ATGAGTTCAAAGGTTCAACCAGTATCCATGGAGGACAACATTCAAGCTGGCGTAACAACTACTGCATCTGTATCATCAACAGCAAGCCCAAAAGTTTCTCTGTTTGCAAAAAAATCTGGATTCGTAATACCAAAAAACAAGCTATCAGGTTCCCTGGTGCCCGCTTTTCGTCGCAATAAAAAGCCAGGTGGCGTTGACGTGGAGAGCGAAGACAGTACGAAACAGATACTGAGAAAAACAAAATGGGGCCCTGATTTGACACAAGATGCTTTTGTTAAGAAAGGAAGAGCTTCTGCATATCAG ACTAGATTGGatcaaattacacaacaactaAAATCTGGGATTCTGGAGGTCGGAGATGATGTCGATCATGATTCACCCACAGCTCAAGAATCTTCAGACCGCCAATCTATTGTG AAATCAGAGTTGGAAGCTGAAAGACGTGAGGTTATCG GAGAAATACTTAAGCTGAATCCAAGTTTTAAGGCCCCACCTGATTACAAGCCATTGTTAAAAGAGGATAAAGTTGTAATTCCA ATCAAAGAGAATCCTGGACACAATTTTATTGGGCTAATATTTGGACCGGCCGGTGATACTCAAAAAAGATTAGAAAAG GAAACCGGGGCGAAAATACGAGTTTATGGAACCAAAGCCGGTACAAAGAAAGAG AGTGAGATAACTTCATCTGACGGCAATGAAGTTAACGGTGACTATGAAAAGTTGTATGTTCACGTGACTGCTGAAACTTACGAGAAAGTTGACGCTGCGGTTTCTCTGATTGAGTTACTCGTCACCCCAGTTTTA GCAAATGTTGTACCCGTTTCGACAAACGATCCAGTTTCTGGGCATAATCTAACCGCGGTTAGTCTCAATCAAGACACACCTGTGGTTGTAAATACAGGATCCGGACTAGACCCACCGTTAGCTCGGTTCCAGCCATATCCTAACCAATGGGCTCCACCCGGTCAGTCACCACGGTTTATTGCACCGCCTTTTCCAACACCGCCAAATTCCGGACCCATGTCATCATCATTCAGCCCACGACCCGTTGTATCTGGACCAAATATGGTTCACATGCATAATACGGGTTATCCTGGTCCACCTCGGAATCCTTCTTTGCCACCGTTGCCGATATCGGCTCCAACTGGACCGAACCCGAATGTGCGTCCGATGGGGCCTGCTAGTTCTCGACCAGTTCCACCTTATACGTTTCCTGAACAACGACCTTTAACGTCTAGTGGTTGGTCCCAGCCACCGGCTCGAACTCAAATGCAACCAATGGCTCGTCCTCAACCATCACAACCAattccgccaccaccaccagttgGGTTTCGGACCGGGCCGCCTAACCCGGGTCCCACTTCATGGTTTCCGTCACCAACGACACCCACATCGATACCACCACCGTCTATACAGTCACCACCCATAACCCCCTCCGTAAGACCACAGCAGCCCAGTTCTAACGATTTCACCTTTCAAACCAACCGTGCACAATCACCATCTTTCCGTCCAGGAATAAGCAATCATGTCGCGCCACCTGTCATGCAAGGTTTTCATAGGCCACAGAATAGTAATCAAATGGGTCAACATCAAGGTCCTGGTCAAGGTCAACAGTCGGTTTTCCCTGGGCATGGTCCACGACCACCACCCAATCATTTGGGCCCGGGGCCGGGGCCCAGGCAGTTTGGTCTGGGTCCACCACCCATTCCGTTCCAACCCAGGCCCGGAAACTTTGGATCGGCTCAGCAAATTCAACCAGGGTTTCGACCCCAGAACCTACAGCCATTTCGTGGCAATGTGGCGTATACTATGGGCAGGCCTGGTTTGAACACATCTGGACCGCAACAGGTGTATGATCCTTTTTCGCCTACGGCTGTGCCACATAAGCATGGTAACCCACAAAGTTCGAGAAAACAAGATAATGATCCTGAATATGATGACTTGATGGCATCTGTTGGAGTGAAATGA